The following proteins come from a genomic window of Drosophila sulfurigaster albostrigata strain 15112-1811.04 chromosome X, ASM2355843v2, whole genome shotgun sequence:
- the LOC133848972 gene encoding 26S proteasome regulatory subunit 6B, which yields MDMLLAAERDDLELKPKDAHSSLDELDMDDLYVRYKKLQKTLEFIEVQEEYIKDEQRNLKKEYLHAQEEVKRIQSVPLVIGQFLEAVDQNTGIVGSTTGSNYYVRILSTIDRELLKPSASVALHKHSNALVDVLPPEADSSISMLQPDEKPDVSYADIGGMDMQKQEIREAVELPLTHFELYKQIGIDPPRGVLMYGPPGCGKTMLAKAVAHHTTASFIRVVGSEFVQKYLGEGPRMVRDVFRLAKENAPAIIFIDEIDAIATKRFDAQTGADREVQRILLELLNQMDGFDQTTNVKVIMATNRADTLDPALLRPGRLDRKIEFPLPDRRQKRLVFSTITSKMNLSEDVDLEEFVARPDKISGADINAICQEAGMHAVRENRYIVLAKDFEKGYKNNIKKDEQEHEFYK from the coding sequence aaattgcaaaaaacaCTCGAGTTCATTGAGGTGCAAGAAGAGTACATCAAGGATGAGCAGCGCAATCTGAAAAAGGAGTATTTACATGCACAAGAGGAGGTGAAACGTATACAGTCTGTGCCCCTGGTGATTGGCCAGTTCCTCGAGGCTGTCGATCAGAACACTGGCATTGTTGGTTCCACCACCGGCTCCAATTACTATGTGCGCATCTTGTCCACCATCGATCGTGAGCTGCTGAAGCCATCGGCATCGGTGGCACTGCACAAGCATAGCAATGCCTTGGTCGATGTCCTGCCCCCAGAGGCAGATAGCTCCATTTCCATGCTACAGCCGGATGAGAAGCCCGATGTCAGTTATGCCGACATTGGTGGCATGGACATGCAAAAGCAAGAGATACGCGAGGCTGTTGAGCTGCCTCTGACCCACTTCGAGCTGTACAAACAGATTGGTATTGACCCTCCGCGCGGTGTGTTGATGTATGGTCCTCCCGGTTGCGGTAAAACGATGTTGGCCAAGGCTGTGGCACATCACACAACGGCATCCTTTATACGCGTCGTGGGATCAGAGTTTGTGCAGAAATATTTGGGCGAAGGACCACGCATGGTGCGCGATGTGTTCCGCCTGGCTAAGGAGAATGCGCCAGCGATCATATTTATCGATGAAATCGATGCCATTGCCACGAAACGTTTCGATGCTCAAACTGGCGCCGATCGTGAAGTGCAGCGTATTTTGCTGGAGCTGCTCAATCAAATGGATGGCTTCGATCAGACGACCAATGTGAAGGTCATCATGGCCACCAATCGTGCCGACACTTTGGATCCCGCTCTCCTGCGTCCCGGTCGCTTGGATCGTAAGATTGAATTCCCACTGCCCGATCGCAGACAGAAACGTCTTGTGTTCTCGACCATCACATCGAAGATGAACCTCAGCGAGGATGTCGATTTGGAGGAGTTTGTGGCGCGACCCGATAAGATTTCGGGTGCGGATATCAATGCCATTTGCCAGGAGGCGGGCATGCATGCAGTGCGTGAGAATCGTTACATTGTCCTGGCCAAGGACTTTGAGAAGGGCTACAAGAACAACATCAAGAAGGACGAACAGGAGCACGAGTTCTACAAATAG